CTCGACCGCGTCGTGAAGACGTGCCTCGCGAAGGATCCCGAGGACCGGTTCCAGACGGCTCACGACATCAAGCTGCAGCTGCAGTGGATCGCGGAGGGCGGCTCGCAGGTCGGCCTTCCCGCCCCGGTCGCTCACCGCCGGAAGAGCCGCGAGCGTCTCGCGTGGGGCCTTGCCGCGGCGGCGACGGCGGCGGCGGCCGTTCTCGCATTTGGATTCGTCCGCCGCGCGCCCGCGCGCCCCAAGCTCGTCCGATTCGAGATCGCGAACCCGGACGGGATCACGTCGATCGACGCGCCCCGCATCTCTCCGGACGGCCGGCACCTCGCGTTCAACGCGACGGATTCATCCGGCAAGAGCCGCATCTGGGTGCGGCCGCTCAACGCTCTCGTCGCCCAGCCTCTCGCCGGCACCGAGGACACCACGCGACCCTTCTGGTCGCCCGACAGCCGGTACCTCGGCTTCTTCGCGGAGGGCAAGCTGAAGAAGATCGACGTCTCGGGCGGGCCGCCCCAGAAGATCTGCGACGCCCCGGGGGGCGCCGACGGCTCGTGGGGCGCCGAGGGCGTCATCCTGTTCGACGGGACCGGCACCCAGCCCATCAACCGCGTTTCGGCCGCGGGGGGAATTCCCGTCGTCGCCATCAAGCCCGACGCCTCGCGCAAGGAGGGCCAGGTCGGCTGGCCGGAGTTCCTCCCGGACGGAAAGCACTTCCTCTACATGGCGATCGGCCAGAAGGCGGAAGACAGCGCGTACCGCATCGGGACCCTCGATTCGGCGGAGACGAAGCTCCTCGCGCCGGCGCAGACGATGGTCACGTACGCGCCACCCGGATATCTTCTCTTCGTGCGGGACAAGACGCTCGTCGCCCAGCCCTTCGACGCGAAGGCCCTCAAGACGACCGGCGAGCCGACTCCGCTGGCCGAGCACGTCGGGACCGACAACGTCGGCCTCGCGCTCTTTTCGGTCTCGCGCGACGGGACCCTCGCGTATCGCACGGGCGAGCGGGGAGACCGGTTCCTCTGGGTGGACCGCTCGGGCAAGGAGGGCGAGGTCGTGGGCGACCCTGGCGACGCCCACAACCCGGCGTTTTCTCCGGGCGGCGACCGCCTCGCCTTCGACCTCGCGGATCCGCGGAGCGCGCGGACCGACGTCTGGATCCGGGACCTCAAGCGCAACGTCAGCTCCCGGTTCACGTTCGGCGCCGAAGGGGCCTCCCTGCCTCTGTGGTCGCCCGACGGCCGGCGCATGGTCTTCGCCGTGGGCGACGACCTTTTCGAGAAAGCCGTCGAGGGCCAGGGAGAGGAGAAGGTCCTCCTGAAGTCCGGCGAGAGCAAGTTCCCCGGCGACTGGAGCCGCGACGGGGGAACGATCGCATTCTCGAGCCTCGGCAAGGACACCAACTGGGACATCTGGATCCTGCCGATGTCCGGCGACAGGAAGCCGGCCCCGTTCCTCAAGACCCAGTTCTCCGAGCTGAATCCGGCGTTCTCTCCGGACGGCCGATTCCTGGCGTACCAGTCGAACGAGTCGGGGCGCATGGAGATCTACGTCCAGAGCTTCCCCGGTCCGGGCGGCAAGTGGCAGGTTTCCACCTCGGGCGGCCGGGAACCGCAGTGGCGGGCCGATGGCAAGGAGCTCTTCTACCGCGGTCTCGACCAGAAAGTCATGGCCGTCGACGTCCAGACGGGAAGCAGCCTCACGGCGGGGACTCCGCAGCCGCTTTTCCAGGGACGTTTCGACACGGCGGTCTCGCGCAGCCGCTTCGTCCCGACCGCCGACGGGAAGCGATTCCTCACCGTTGCTCCGCTCGGGCGCGAGGCGATGACGCCGACGACGATCGTGCTGAACTGGTTCGCGGAAATGGGGAAGTGACGTGACGCTGACCGCCGGCATGAAGCTCGGTTCCTACGAGATCCTCTCCCCGCTCGGCGCTGGAGGGATGGGAGAGGTCTACAGGGCGAGAGACTTGCGACTCGGGCGGGAGGTGGCGCTCAAGGTCCTGCCGGAAAATTTCCTGGAAGGTGAAGAGAACAAACAGCGCTTCGAGAGAGAGGCCCGGGTGCTCGCGAGCCTCAATCATCCGGGGATCGCCACTCTCTACTCATTCGAAGAAGTCCCGTCCTCCTCTTCCTCTCACTCCCGCCATCTCCTCGTCATGGAGCTGATCGACGGCGAGACGCTCGCGAGCCGCCTCATGAAGGGTGCGCTGCCGCTCCCGCAGGTGATTGCTTTCGGGGTCCAGATCGCGGACGCCCTCGACCGGGCGCACCGGCAGGGGATCGTCCACCGCGACCTCAAGCCGGGAAACGTCATGCTCACGAAGAGCGGCGTGAAGCTGCTCGACTTCGGCCTCGCCAAGACGCTGGCGCCGCAGGCGCAGACCTCGGGCCTCACGTCGATGCCGACGATGGCGTCGCCCCAGAACCTCACGCAGCAGGGGACGATCCTCGGGACGTTCCAGTACATGGCGCCCGAGCAGCTCGAGGGGGGCGAGGCCGACGCACGCAGCGACATCTTCTCCTTCGGGGCGGTCCTCTACGAGATGGCGACCGGGAAGAAGGCCTTCGACGGGAAGAGCCAGGCGAGCCTCATCGGCTCGATCCTGAAGGACAGCCCGCCGCCCGTCTCGTCGATCGCGCCGATGACGCCGCCGGCCCTCGACCGCCTGGTCGCGACCTGCCTCTCGAAGGACCCGGAGGACCGCCTCCAGACGGCGCACGACGTGAAGCTCCAGCTCCAGTGGGTCGGCGAGGGCGGCTCGCAGGCCGGACTTCCGGCGCCCGTCGCCGCCCGGCGCAAGAACCGGGAGAAGCTCGCGTGGGCGCTCGCGGCCGCGGCCGCGGTCGCCGCGCTCGTCTTCGCGATCGGATTCCTCCGGCGCGCTCCGCGCGTCGTCACGCCGATCTCCGCCGCGATCCCGCTTCCCGAGAAGACGTTCGTCGAGTCGATCGCGCTCTCTCCCGACGGGAGAACGCTGGCGTTCACCGCCGGGAAAACGGGCGCTCAGCCCGGTCTCTGGGTCAGGACCCTCGGGTCCCCGGCGGCGCACCCGGTAGTCGGCGCCGAGGAAGCCAGCTTTCCCTTCTGGTCTCCCGACAGCCGGTTCATCGGTTACTTCACACAGGGATCCCTGAAGAGGATCGACCCGTCCGGCGGGCCGGCACTCACCGTCTGCGATGCGGCGCGGGGCGTCGGCGGCACCTGGAACCGCGACGGCACGATCGTCTTCGGTCCGGCGCCGACGTCGCCCCTCTTCCGCGTCCCGGCATCGGGCGGCAAGCCGGAGCCGGTCACGCGGCTCGACGCGTCCCTGCGCGTCACCGCGCATCGATACCCCTGGTTCCTGCCGGACGGGCGGCACTTCCTCTACATGGCCGCCAACCTGTCGGGGAACACGGGCGATCCCGCGAACTCGATTCGCGTGGGCTCGCTCGACGGGAAGACGGACAAAGCCGTGGTCGCCGGGATCGCGTCGAATCCTTCGTTCGTCGCGGGACACGTTCTCTATCCCAGCGAGGGAGCGCTGCTCGCGGTGAAGATGGATCCCGCGCGGCTCGAGGTGCGGGGAGACCCCGTCCCCGTCGCGCAGCGCCTGAACGTCACGAATTGGTACGGCTATGTCCAGTTCACGGCCTCGGACGACCTCCTCCTCTCGACCCCGGCCTTCGCCATCCCGTCGCAGCTCGCCTGGTTCGACCGGAACGGCCGGCCGGCCGGGACGATCGGCGAGCCCGGTCTCTGGTTCGCGCCACGCCTCTCGCCCGACGGCCGGAGGATCGCGGTCGGTATGCTCGATCTCGGCCGGAATACGTCCGACATCTGGCTCTTCGACGCTGCCGGAGGAGCCGGTACGAAGTTCGTGTTCGGCAGCGGCAATAACTTCTCGCCCGTGTGGGCTCCCGGCGGCGACCGGCTCCTCTTCGGGTCCGACCGGAAGGCGAAGGGGTCGCGGCAGGATCTCTGGACGAAGTCTCTCGACGGGAGCGCCGAGGAGATCCTGCTCGAATCGCCCGACGCCCGGATCCCCGAGGATTGGTCTCCGGACGGGAAGTCTCTCTCGATCGACAACGTCCCGGCGCAGGGAAAGAGGAACAACCAGCTCTGGATCATCGAGACGGCGGGAGAGAAGAAAGCCCGTCCGTTCGCGACGGAAGCGAACTACCAGGGATACAGCCGGTTCTCTCCCGACGGGCGATGGCTCGCCTACGATTCCGACGAGTCCGGACGGTCCGAGGTCTACGTTCGGCCGTTTCCGGGGCCCGGCGGCCGCTGGCAGATCTCGACGGCGGGGGGCGGCCAGCCGCACTGGCGCCGCGACGGCAAGGAGCTCGTCTTCCTCACCCCCGAGAACAAACTCATGGCGGTCCCGGTCGGCACGACCCCGGGATTCCAAGCCGGGCCGCCCGCGCTCCTGTTCGCGATCCATCCGAGCCTGAACGGGGCGGCCTACGACGCCACCGGAGATCACCAGAAATTCCTCGTCAACACCGTCCCTGACGAACAGGGCTCGCCCCCCCTGAGCCTGCTCGTCCACTGGACGCGGCTCCTCGAGAAGCACGAGGAATCGCGCCGATGACGCTCGCCGCCGGAACGAAGCTCGGTGCGTACGAAGTCCTCGCCAAGATCGGCGCGGGCGGGATGGGGGAGGTCTATCGGGCGAAGGACACGCGCGTCGACAGGCAGGTGGCGCTGAAGGTCCTGCCGGAAGAGTTCTTCGAGAATGAAGAGCGCAGGGCGCGCTTCGAGCGCGAGGAGCAGGCTCCTCGCGAGCCTCAACCACCCGGGCATCGCCGTCCTCTACTCATTCGAAGAGGTCTCGGCCGCCACTCCTCGTCCAGGAGCTTCTCGAAGGCGAGACGCTCGCGGGGCGCTCGCGGCGGGGAAACTCTCGCAGCGAAAGTCTCTCGACTACGCGCTGCAGATCGCGCACGGTCTCGCCGCCGCGCACGAGAAGGGGATCGTCCACCGGGACCTCAAGCCCGAGAACCTGTTCGTCACGAAGGACGGCCGGATCAAGATCCTGGACTTCGGCCTGGCCAAGCTCAACCAACCGGAAGACGGCCACAAGGCGACGGACCTGCCGACGGCATCGGCGGGAACGGAGCCCGGCGTGGTGATGGGGACGCTCGGGTACATGTCGCCCGAGCAGGTCAAGGGCAAGCCGGCGGACGCGCGGAGCGACATCTTCTCGTTCGGGGCGATCCTCTACGAGATGCTCTCGGGGCAGCGGGCGTTTCACCGCGACTCGGCGGCCGAGACGATGTCGGCGATCCTGCGCGAGGACCCGCCGGATCTTTCCGTCACGAACCAGAACATCCCGCCCGGCCTCGAGCGGATCGTCCGCCACTGCATCGAGAAGAATCCCGAGCAGCGGTTCCACTCCGCGCACGACGTCGCGTTCGCCCTCGAGACGCTCTCGACGGAGTCGGGCGCGAGCCCCGTCGCCCTTTCGTCCCGGCGCCCGGCGCGACGCTTCGGAGCGGCGTCGCTCGCGGCGCTCGTCGTGGCGGCTCTCGCGGTGGGCCTTTTCGCCGGCCGCGCGATCTGGAGGAAGGGTCCCGCCGCCCCGCCCGCCTTCAAGCGGCTGACGTTCGGCCGCGGACCCATCGCGTCCGCGAGGTTCGCTCCCGACGGCCAGGTCATCGTCTACGCGGCGTCCTGGGACGGCGCCCAGAAGCCGCAGCTCTACACCGTGAGGCCCGAGAGCCCCGAGTCGCTGCGCCTCGCCCTCCCCACGGGGCGCGTCGACTCGATCTCGAGCAAGGGCGACATGCTCCTCCTGAACCTGCTCAAGTTCGGGGCGGGTTACGCGCGGATCGGCACCCTTTCGCAGACTCCCTTGTCGGGCAGCGCGGCCCGGGAGCTCCTCGAGGACGTGGGCGACGCCGACTGGGCGCCGGAAGGCGGATCTTTCGCGGTCGTGCGCGCACCGGAATGGCGCTACCGGCTGGAGTACCCGGCGGGAAAGGTCCTCTACGAGACGACGGGCTGGATCAGCTTCCCGCGGATCTCCCCGAAGGGAGACGCCGTCGCGTTCCTCGACCACCCCCTCTTCGGGGATGACCGCGGCTCCGTCGCGATCGTGGATCGCTCGGGCAACAAGAAAACCCTTTCGACCGGATGGGAAAGCATGCAGGGCGTTGCGTGGTCGCCCTCCGGCGAGGAGATCTGGTTCACGGCGGCGCGGGCCGGCAACTCCCGCGCTCTCTACGCCGTCACCCCGTCGGGACGCCAGCGCCCGATCGCGACGACCCCTTCCGGGATGACGCTTCAGAGCATCTCGCGCGACGGGCGCGTGCTCTTCGTCGAGAGCAACGCGCGCCTCGGGTTCCTGGGGCTCCTGCCGGGCGAGACGAAGGAACGGGACCTCTCGGGCCCGGAATGGTCGTTCTCGCCGATCCTGTCCGCGGACGAGAAGTCGGTCGTCTTCTCGGAGCAGGGAGAAGCGGGAGGCGCGGGCTACTCCGTGTACCTGCGCAGGGTGGACGGGTCGGCCGCCGTGCGACTGGGCGAAGGCGTGCCGCTCGCGATGTCACCCGACGGGAAATGGGTGCTCACGGCGCTCATCCAGTCCGCGCCTTCGCAGATCGTTCTCCTTCCGACCGGAGCCGGGGACCCGAGGCCGTTTCCGAAGGACCAGATCGAGCACGCGAACGGCTTCTTCGGGGCGTTCCTTCCGGACGGAAAGCAGATCGTCTTCAACGGAAACGAGCCCGGCCGCCGGCCGCGCGTCTTCGTCCAGGATCTCGCCGGAGGCACGGCGAAGCCCGTCACTGTCGAAGGCGTCGAGGGAGTGCTCCTTTCGCGGGACGGCAGGACGCTCGTGACCCACGCGCCGGACGGAAGCTTCGCCCTCACGGGCCTCGAGGGCGGCGCCTCCCGCCCGATTCCGGGAGTCAAGACCGGCGACGTCCCGCTGCGCCTCACCGCCGACGGCCGGCACATCTTCCTGCGGGACGAGTCGAAGGACTTCCCCGCGCGCGTCTTCCGGCTGGATCTCGCCACGGGCCGGCGGGAGACGTGGAAGGAGCTCACGCCTGGCGACCCGGCCGGCATCACCCTGCTGCAGCCCGCGACCCTCTCCGACGACGGCAAGACCATCCTCTTCATCTACTCGCGGGTTCTCTCCGACCTTTATCTGGCGGAGGGGCTGAAATGATCGCTCCCGGCACGAAGCTCGGCCCGTACGAGATCCTCGGCCAGATCGGCGCCGGGGGGATGGGAGAGGTCTACAAGGCGAAGGACACTCGCGTCGACCGGACGGTCGCCGTGAAGGTCCTGCCGGAAGAATTCTTTGAAGGTGAAGAGAGGAGGCAGCGGTTCGAGCGCGAGGCGAAGCTCCTCGCGAGCCTGAATCACCCCGGCATCGCCACCCTCTACTCATTCGAAGAGATCGGGGGGAGGCATCTTCTCGTCATGGAGCTCGTCGACGGGGAGACGCTGCGCGAAAGGATCACGGCGGGCGCGCTGCCCGTACGGAAGGCCGTTGAGCTCGGTGTGCAGATCGTGCGCGGCCTCGCGGCCGCGCACGAGAGCGGCATCGTCCACCGGGACCTCAAGCCGGAAAACGTCGTCCTCACGAAGGACGGGCGCGCGAAGATCCTCGACTTCGGCCTCGCAAAGCAGCGCGCCGTCGCAGCCGGAGAGGACACGAAATCGCCGACGATGGCGAAGGCGACGGACGCAGGGACCCTCCTCGGGACCGTCGGCTACATGGCGCCCGAGCAGGTGCGCGGGCTGCCGGCCGACGCCCGCTCCGACATCTTCGCTTTCGGGTGCGTTCTCTTCGAGATGCTGACGGGCAAACGCGCGTTCAAGGGCGACTCGGCGATCGAAACGATGAACGCGATCCTGAAGGAGGAGCCGGCTGAGCCGGACCTCTCGGGCGCGAAGATCCCGCCCGAGCTCGACCGCCTCGTACGGCACTGCCTGGAGAAGAATCCGGCCGAGCGCTTCCAGTCGGCCCGCGACCTCGCGTTCGACCTCGAGGCGTCGGCCGGGAGCTCCGCGACCGGCCGCGCCGCACCGCTGGCGTCGGCGCCCGGTCGCCGGACGATTCCGGCCGTCCTCGCCGCTGCGCTCCTCGCCGCTGCAGCGTTTGGCCTCGGGCACTGGAAGGGGAAGAGCTCGATCGCCGCTGTCCCCTCGTTCGCCCAGCTCACGTTCCGGCAGGAGCCGATCTTCAAGGCCCGGCTCGCTCCGGACGGAAAGACGGTCGTTTACAGCGCGGCACCCTCAGGGAACACGCCGGAGATCTTCTCGCTGCGGTCGGACTTCCCGGGAGCGAGCCCGCGCTTGCTGCGTTCCGGCCAGCTGCTTGCGATCTCGTCCAAGGGTGAGCTGGCGGTCCTGACGCGATCCCGGTACATCGGCCACAGCCTGTTCGAAGGAACGCTCGCGCGCATGCCTCTGGAAGGCGGCGCGCCAAGAGAAATCCTGGACGGAGTGCGGGAGGCCGACTGGTCTCCGGACGGGGTGGATCTCGCCGTGATCCGCGACATCGGCGGGAAGGACCGGCTGGAGTTCCCGGCCGGGAAGATCCTCGCCGAAACCGGCGGCTACTTCAGCGAGCCGCGCTTTTCGCCGCGGGGGGACCGGATCGCGTTCTTCGAGCACCCGTTCAAGTACGACGATCGGGGAGAGGTTGCCGTGGTGGACCTCGCGGGGAAGAAGACCGTCCTGTCAGAGGGCTACTGGGGCGAGGAAGGACTGGCCTGGTCTCCCTCGGGAGACGAGGTCATGTTTTCCGCGGGAAACGCCTACAACAACTTCCGGGTCTACGCGGTCGGCCTTTCGGGCAAGCGCCGGGTTGCGCTCGAAAGCGCGGGTGGCCTCACGATCCACGACATCCGGGCCGACGGGCGCTGGCTCGCGACGAGGGACGACTTCTTCCGCGAGATGCAGGTCCTCGCTCCCGGCCAGTCCCGCGAACGCGACCTCTCGTGGCTCGACCTCTCCGATCCGGCGGCGTTGAGCGCGGACGGCAAGACGCTGCTCTTCATGGAGGAAAGCGGGAGCGTCGGCGTGAACTATGCCGTCTGCCTGCGCCAGACCGACGGGTCGCCGGTCGTGCGGCTCGGAGAAGGTGCCGCCAACGACCTTTCCCGGGACGGGAAGTGGGCGCTCGCGAACGTGCCGTCGAAGCCACCGCAGCTGCTGCTGTACCCGACGGGCGCCGGCGAGCCCCGCAAGCTCGAGCGCGGGGGCCTCGTCAGCTACGAGTCGGCGCAGTTCTTTCCCGACGGCAAAAGAGTCCTTGCCTGCGGCCCCGAGGAGGGAAAGGGCGTCCGGTGCTACGTGCAGGACGTGGCGGGCGGGAAGCCCCGTCCGGTGACGCCCGAAGGCACGAGCCAGGGATTCGTCTCGCCCGACGGCCGGCAGGTCCTCGCGAAGGCGAGCGGCGGCGCTCTCGTTCTTTACCCGGCGGAGGGGGGCGAGGCGCGGCCCCTGCCGGGAGCGGTCTCGGAGGACTCGGTCATCCGGTGGAGCGCGGACGGCCGTGCGGTCCTCGTCTCTCGCCGTGGAGAGGTCCCCGCGCGCATGGAGAGGCTCGACGTTGCGACGGGCAGACGGGAGGCGATGCGAACGGTCGGGCCCACGGACCTCGCCGGCGTCCTGAGCGTAGGCCCGTTCGTCTTCAGCAACGACGGCAAGAGCTACGCGTACGCCTGCCGGCGCATGTCGTCTCATCTCTTTCTCGTGGAGGGCGCGCGATGAGCCTCGCTCCCGGCACGAAGTTCGGCCCGTACGAGATCCTCGCGCCGCTCGGCGAGGGCGGGATGGGCGAGGTCTACCGGGCGAAGGACGCGCGGCTGGGCCGCGAGGTCGCGTTGAAGGTGCTCTCCGCGCGCGTCGCGACGAATGCGTCCGCGCGCGAGAGGTTCGAGCGCGAGTCGAAGGCCGTGGCCGCCCTCTCGCATCCCAACATCCTCGCCCTCTACGATGTGGGCCTCGAAGGCGAGACCGCCTACGCGGTCACGGAGCTTCTCGAGGGGCAGACGCTCAGGAAGGCGCTCCAGCCGGGAAACCTCCCGATCCGCAAGGCCCTCGACTACGCGATGCAGGTCGGGAAGGGCCTCGTGGCGGCGCACGAGAAGGGGATCGTCCACCGGGACCTCAAGCCCGAGAACCTCTTCGTGACGCGGAGCGGCCACGTCAAGATCCTCGACTTCGGGCTCGCGAAGCTCTCGCTGGCCGAGAGCGACGACTCCGGCCCCGCGGGCATCTCCAACGAAGGGCAGACAGAGCCCGGTCGCATCCTCGGCACCGTCGGATACATGTCGCCCG
The window above is part of the Acidobacteriota bacterium genome. Proteins encoded here:
- a CDS encoding protein kinase, which encodes MTLTAGMKLGSYEILSPLGAGGMGEVYRARDLRLGREVALKVLPENFLEGEENKQRFEREARVLASLNHPGIATLYSFEEVPSSSSSHSRHLLVMELIDGETLASRLMKGALPLPQVIAFGVQIADALDRAHRQGIVHRDLKPGNVMLTKSGVKLLDFGLAKTLAPQAQTSGLTSMPTMASPQNLTQQGTILGTFQYMAPEQLEGGEADARSDIFSFGAVLYEMATGKKAFDGKSQASLIGSILKDSPPPVSSIAPMTPPALDRLVATCLSKDPEDRLQTAHDVKLQLQWVGEGGSQAGLPAPVAARRKNREKLAWALAAAAAVAALVFAIGFLRRAPRVVTPISAAIPLPEKTFVESIALSPDGRTLAFTAGKTGAQPGLWVRTLGSPAAHPVVGAEEASFPFWSPDSRFIGYFTQGSLKRIDPSGGPALTVCDAARGVGGTWNRDGTIVFGPAPTSPLFRVPASGGKPEPVTRLDASLRVTAHRYPWFLPDGRHFLYMAANLSGNTGDPANSIRVGSLDGKTDKAVVAGIASNPSFVAGHVLYPSEGALLAVKMDPARLEVRGDPVPVAQRLNVTNWYGYVQFTASDDLLLSTPAFAIPSQLAWFDRNGRPAGTIGEPGLWFAPRLSPDGRRIAVGMLDLGRNTSDIWLFDAAGGAGTKFVFGSGNNFSPVWAPGGDRLLFGSDRKAKGSRQDLWTKSLDGSAEEILLESPDARIPEDWSPDGKSLSIDNVPAQGKRNNQLWIIETAGEKKARPFATEANYQGYSRFSPDGRWLAYDSDESGRSEVYVRPFPGPGGRWQISTAGGGQPHWRRDGKELVFLTPENKLMAVPVGTTPGFQAGPPALLFAIHPSLNGAAYDATGDHQKFLVNTVPDEQGSPPLSLLVHWTRLLEKHEESRR
- a CDS encoding serine/threonine-protein kinase; this encodes MIAPGTKLGPYEILGQIGAGGMGEVYKAKDTRVDRTVAVKVLPEEFFEGEERRQRFEREAKLLASLNHPGIATLYSFEEIGGRHLLVMELVDGETLRERITAGALPVRKAVELGVQIVRGLAAAHESGIVHRDLKPENVVLTKDGRAKILDFGLAKQRAVAAGEDTKSPTMAKATDAGTLLGTVGYMAPEQVRGLPADARSDIFAFGCVLFEMLTGKRAFKGDSAIETMNAILKEEPAEPDLSGAKIPPELDRLVRHCLEKNPAERFQSARDLAFDLEASAGSSATGRAAPLASAPGRRTIPAVLAAALLAAAAFGLGHWKGKSSIAAVPSFAQLTFRQEPIFKARLAPDGKTVVYSAAPSGNTPEIFSLRSDFPGASPRLLRSGQLLAISSKGELAVLTRSRYIGHSLFEGTLARMPLEGGAPREILDGVREADWSPDGVDLAVIRDIGGKDRLEFPAGKILAETGGYFSEPRFSPRGDRIAFFEHPFKYDDRGEVAVVDLAGKKTVLSEGYWGEEGLAWSPSGDEVMFSAGNAYNNFRVYAVGLSGKRRVALESAGGLTIHDIRADGRWLATRDDFFREMQVLAPGQSRERDLSWLDLSDPAALSADGKTLLFMEESGSVGVNYAVCLRQTDGSPVVRLGEGAANDLSRDGKWALANVPSKPPQLLLYPTGAGEPRKLERGGLVSYESAQFFPDGKRVLACGPEEGKGVRCYVQDVAGGKPRPVTPEGTSQGFVSPDGRQVLAKASGGALVLYPAEGGEARPLPGAVSEDSVIRWSADGRAVLVSRRGEVPARMERLDVATGRREAMRTVGPTDLAGVLSVGPFVFSNDGKSYAYACRRMSSHLFLVEGAR
- a CDS encoding protein kinase, translating into MTLAAGSRLGSYEILSPLGAGGMGEVYRATDSRLGRSVAIKVLPEDFLESEESKLRFEREARTLASLNHPNIAHLYSFEEIPGSSASSPRHLLVMELIEGETLMERLAGGPLPPEQLLKVSVEIAAALEAAHHAGIIHRDLKPGNVMLTKSGVKLLDFGLAKVAAPAVKSSSVTSLPTEMPRAITQQGTILGTFQYMAPEQLEGKESDARSDIFSFGAVIYEMATGKKAFDGKSHAALISSILKDEPPPVSAAAPMTPPALDRVVKTCLAKDPEDRFQTAHDIKLQLQWIAEGGSQVGLPAPVAHRRKSRERLAWGLAAAATAAAAVLAFGFVRRAPARPKLVRFEIANPDGITSIDAPRISPDGRHLAFNATDSSGKSRIWVRPLNALVAQPLAGTEDTTRPFWSPDSRYLGFFAEGKLKKIDVSGGPPQKICDAPGGADGSWGAEGVILFDGTGTQPINRVSAAGGIPVVAIKPDASRKEGQVGWPEFLPDGKHFLYMAIGQKAEDSAYRIGTLDSAETKLLAPAQTMVTYAPPGYLLFVRDKTLVAQPFDAKALKTTGEPTPLAEHVGTDNVGLALFSVSRDGTLAYRTGERGDRFLWVDRSGKEGEVVGDPGDAHNPAFSPGGDRLAFDLADPRSARTDVWIRDLKRNVSSRFTFGAEGASLPLWSPDGRRMVFAVGDDLFEKAVEGQGEEKVLLKSGESKFPGDWSRDGGTIAFSSLGKDTNWDIWILPMSGDRKPAPFLKTQFSELNPAFSPDGRFLAYQSNESGRMEIYVQSFPGPGGKWQVSTSGGREPQWRADGKELFYRGLDQKVMAVDVQTGSSLTAGTPQPLFQGRFDTAVSRSRFVPTADGKRFLTVAPLGREAMTPTTIVLNWFAEMGK
- a CDS encoding protein kinase: MKSAGRASSARSRLLASLNHPGIAVLYSFEEVSAATPRPGASRRRDARGALAAGKLSQRKSLDYALQIAHGLAAAHEKGIVHRDLKPENLFVTKDGRIKILDFGLAKLNQPEDGHKATDLPTASAGTEPGVVMGTLGYMSPEQVKGKPADARSDIFSFGAILYEMLSGQRAFHRDSAAETMSAILREDPPDLSVTNQNIPPGLERIVRHCIEKNPEQRFHSAHDVAFALETLSTESGASPVALSSRRPARRFGAASLAALVVAALAVGLFAGRAIWRKGPAAPPAFKRLTFGRGPIASARFAPDGQVIVYAASWDGAQKPQLYTVRPESPESLRLALPTGRVDSISSKGDMLLLNLLKFGAGYARIGTLSQTPLSGSAARELLEDVGDADWAPEGGSFAVVRAPEWRYRLEYPAGKVLYETTGWISFPRISPKGDAVAFLDHPLFGDDRGSVAIVDRSGNKKTLSTGWESMQGVAWSPSGEEIWFTAARAGNSRALYAVTPSGRQRPIATTPSGMTLQSISRDGRVLFVESNARLGFLGLLPGETKERDLSGPEWSFSPILSADEKSVVFSEQGEAGGAGYSVYLRRVDGSAAVRLGEGVPLAMSPDGKWVLTALIQSAPSQIVLLPTGAGDPRPFPKDQIEHANGFFGAFLPDGKQIVFNGNEPGRRPRVFVQDLAGGTAKPVTVEGVEGVLLSRDGRTLVTHAPDGSFALTGLEGGASRPIPGVKTGDVPLRLTADGRHIFLRDESKDFPARVFRLDLATGRRETWKELTPGDPAGITLLQPATLSDDGKTILFIYSRVLSDLYLAEGLK